In Streptomyces violaceusniger Tu 4113, one DNA window encodes the following:
- a CDS encoding DUF7455 domain-containing protein: protein MTTVLTPASPLTAADRCDRCGAQAYLRVVLISGGELLFCAHHGRKFEPELKKIAAEIQDETERLTADPASASDDEH from the coding sequence GTGACTACTGTTCTGACCCCCGCGAGCCCGTTGACGGCCGCTGACCGCTGCGACCGCTGCGGCGCCCAGGCGTACCTGCGCGTGGTGCTGATCAGCGGTGGTGAACTGCTCTTCTGTGCCCATCACGGGCGCAAGTTCGAGCCGGAACTCAAGAAGATCGCCGCGGAAATACAGGACGAGACCGAGCGGCTCACCGCAGATCCGGCGTCCGCGTCCGACGACGAACACTGA
- a CDS encoding FadR/GntR family transcriptional regulator codes for MLFTKDLKGFRGVADKGCVSTLAHTTMTAARPADSGLAGSGELDRYSYADAPGSGRGSVPSSWDGAEAEIGRVGRRAAGNRGRGLHGQLVQQLGQMIVSGDLGADRPLVPEEIGQRFEVSRTVVRESLRVLEAKGLVSARPNVGTRVRPVSDWNLLDPDIIEWRAFGPQRDDQRRELCELRWTIEPLAARLAAGHGREEVQQRLADMVEIMTHALTQGDTLTFSRADAEFHGLLLQVGGNRMLEHLAGIVAASLHVSGAPVSACDRLTEAGVTHHRRIVEAIGEGDAAASEAAMRQLLTVHPDLDHAEVGVPAPREH; via the coding sequence GTGCTTTTCACCAAAGACCTCAAGGGCTTCCGAGGCGTCGCCGACAAAGGATGCGTGAGTACCCTTGCGCACACCACGATGACCGCGGCTCGCCCCGCCGACTCCGGCCTGGCCGGTTCGGGCGAGCTTGACCGCTACTCCTACGCCGACGCCCCCGGCTCCGGCCGCGGCAGCGTCCCCTCCTCCTGGGACGGCGCCGAGGCAGAGATCGGCCGGGTGGGCCGACGCGCGGCCGGCAACCGGGGCCGCGGGCTGCACGGCCAACTCGTACAGCAGCTGGGCCAGATGATCGTCTCCGGCGACCTGGGTGCGGACCGTCCGCTCGTCCCCGAGGAGATCGGACAGCGCTTCGAGGTCTCCCGCACCGTCGTACGGGAGTCGCTGCGCGTCCTCGAGGCCAAGGGCCTGGTCAGCGCCCGCCCCAATGTGGGCACCCGGGTCCGCCCGGTCAGCGACTGGAATCTGCTGGATCCGGACATCATCGAGTGGCGCGCGTTCGGCCCACAGCGCGACGACCAGCGCCGCGAGCTGTGCGAGCTGCGCTGGACCATCGAGCCGCTGGCCGCCCGGCTCGCCGCCGGGCACGGCCGCGAGGAGGTGCAGCAGCGGCTGGCCGACATGGTCGAGATCATGACCCATGCGCTGACACAGGGTGACACCCTCACCTTCTCCCGCGCCGACGCCGAGTTCCACGGGCTGCTGCTGCAGGTCGGGGGCAACCGGATGCTGGAGCACCTGGCGGGCATCGTCGCCGCCTCGCTCCACGTCTCCGGGGCGCCCGTCTCCGCCTGCGACCGTCTCACCGAGGCGGGAGTCACCCACCACCGCCGGATCGTCGAGGCGATCGGCGAGGGCGACGCCGCGGCGTCCGAGGCGGCGATGCGCCAGCTGCTGACCGTCCACCCGGATCTCGATCATGCCGAGGTCGGGGTGCCCGCGCCGCGCGAGCACTGA
- a CDS encoding ATP-binding protein yields MSAAIPPGPAATATRWRIGWPRRVFSQVLLMQLAIATGVTVLATGLFLAPLSDHLDDQAMHRALAIAQTTAAEPRLAEALQHTRPTADGPVQTEAERIRRATGAEYVVIMDRRGVRWSHTSPGEIGKHVSTDPTDAIEGREIMEIDEGTLGRSARGKVPLRAEAGQIVGAVSVGIAYESVRARLVASVPEMLAYAGGALAVGALAAYVVARRLQRRTHDLAFSDISALLAEREAMLHGIREGVVALDAHGRIRLINDEAQRLLDLCPEDTGQSLEAVLAPGRTTDVLSGRVTGADLLTVSGGRVLVANRMPTDDGGAVVTLRDRTELERLGRELDGTRGLIDALRAQDHEHANRMHTLLGLLELELHDEAMEFITEAIGVHRATAEQVTERVHDPLLASLLVGKATVATERGVSLSVAEDSLLPNRLVDPPGLVTIVGNLIDNALDAAVGSREPHVEVELCADDRTVLLRVSDTGPGIPADRRDVVFTEGWSTKEPPAHGKRGIGLALVRRLAGRQGGSVRVSDREGGGAEFTVVLPEALTEQPAGAPLTATGEPR; encoded by the coding sequence ATGAGCGCCGCGATACCGCCGGGGCCGGCAGCCACGGCCACAAGGTGGCGCATCGGCTGGCCCCGACGCGTCTTCTCCCAGGTCCTGCTGATGCAGCTGGCCATCGCCACGGGTGTCACCGTGCTCGCGACCGGCCTCTTCCTCGCGCCGCTCAGCGACCACCTCGACGACCAGGCCATGCACCGCGCCCTCGCCATAGCCCAGACCACGGCCGCCGAGCCCCGGCTGGCCGAGGCGCTCCAGCACACCCGGCCCACCGCCGACGGCCCCGTGCAGACCGAGGCGGAGCGCATCCGCCGGGCGACCGGCGCCGAATACGTCGTGATCATGGATCGGCGTGGGGTGCGCTGGTCACATACCTCCCCGGGCGAGATCGGGAAGCATGTCTCCACCGACCCCACCGACGCCATAGAGGGCCGGGAGATCATGGAGATCGACGAGGGCACCCTCGGCCGCTCGGCCCGCGGCAAGGTGCCGCTGCGCGCCGAGGCAGGCCAAATCGTGGGCGCCGTCTCGGTGGGCATCGCCTACGAGAGCGTGCGCGCCCGGCTCGTCGCCTCGGTCCCGGAGATGCTCGCCTACGCGGGCGGCGCGCTCGCCGTCGGCGCCCTGGCGGCGTATGTGGTCGCCCGCCGGCTCCAGCGACGCACCCATGACCTGGCCTTCTCCGATATCTCCGCGCTGCTCGCCGAGCGCGAGGCGATGCTGCACGGCATCCGGGAAGGCGTCGTCGCCCTCGACGCCCACGGCCGCATCCGGCTGATCAACGACGAGGCGCAGCGGCTGCTGGACCTGTGTCCCGAGGACACCGGTCAGTCCCTGGAGGCGGTGCTCGCCCCGGGCCGTACGACCGATGTGCTGTCCGGCCGGGTCACCGGCGCCGATCTGCTGACCGTCAGCGGCGGCCGGGTGCTGGTCGCCAACCGGATGCCGACGGACGACGGCGGTGCGGTGGTCACTCTCCGCGACCGCACCGAACTGGAGCGGCTGGGCCGCGAGCTGGACGGCACCCGGGGGCTGATCGACGCCCTGCGGGCGCAGGACCATGAGCACGCCAACCGGATGCACACCCTCCTGGGCCTGCTCGAACTCGAACTGCACGACGAGGCGATGGAGTTCATCACCGAGGCGATCGGGGTGCACCGGGCCACCGCCGAGCAGGTCACCGAGCGGGTGCACGATCCGCTGCTGGCCTCCCTGCTGGTCGGCAAGGCCACGGTCGCCACCGAACGCGGGGTCTCGCTGTCCGTCGCCGAGGACAGCCTGCTGCCCAACCGGCTGGTGGACCCGCCGGGGCTGGTGACGATCGTCGGCAATCTCATCGACAACGCCCTGGACGCGGCGGTCGGTTCACGGGAGCCGCACGTCGAGGTGGAGCTGTGCGCGGACGACCGTACGGTGCTGCTGCGGGTCTCCGACACCGGCCCCGGGATCCCCGCCGACCGGCGCGATGTGGTCTTCACCGAGGGCTGGTCGACCAAGGAGCCGCCCGCGCACGGCAAGCGCGGCATAGGGCTCGCGCTGGTCCGCCGTCTGGCCGGACGCCAGGGTGGCAGCGTCCGCGTGTCCGACCGTGAGGGCGGGGGCGCGGAGTTCACCGTCGTCCTCCCCGAGGCGCTGACCGAACAGCCGGCCGGGGCGCCGCTGACCGCGACAGGAGAGCCGCGATGA
- a CDS encoding DUF485 domain-containing protein, with translation MDMHNARDTGAARVEDPWYDTLTSGWGEPDDTDSGARRARPPAAREVYTEVHGSAAFQEVRRRYRRFVFPAVAAFLLWYLAYVVAATTAPGLMARPVVGTLNVAMVAGLGQFATTFLLTWAYARHARLRRDRVALELRWVTQEMMRGRGR, from the coding sequence GTGGACATGCACAACGCTCGCGATACGGGAGCGGCGCGGGTGGAAGATCCGTGGTACGACACGCTCACGTCCGGCTGGGGCGAGCCGGACGACACGGACAGCGGAGCTCGGCGCGCGCGTCCGCCCGCCGCCCGGGAGGTCTACACGGAGGTGCACGGCAGCGCCGCCTTCCAGGAGGTGCGCCGGCGCTACCGCCGGTTCGTGTTCCCGGCGGTCGCCGCGTTCCTCCTCTGGTACCTCGCGTATGTCGTCGCGGCGACCACCGCCCCCGGTCTGATGGCCCGCCCGGTCGTGGGCACGCTCAATGTGGCGATGGTCGCGGGGCTCGGGCAGTTCGCCACCACCTTCCTGCTGACCTGGGCGTACGCCCGGCACGCCCGGCTGCGCCGGGACCGGGTCGCGCTCGAACTCCGCTGGGTGACGCAGGAGATGATGCGGGGGCGCGGCCGGTGA
- a CDS encoding response regulator, with protein sequence MTLGSGPGGLLEVLVVDDDIRVARVNAAYVAKMAGFRVAGQSHSAAEALAVLETTPVDLVLLDHYLPDETGLSLVRRLRQLGHHTDIIMVTAARDIATVQAAMRHGALQYLVKPFTFAGLRAKLEGYAALRRALEGDGEAGQDQVDRIFGALGGASAGPAELPKGHSVLTADLVREVLRGAEGPLSAQEVAERSSLSRQTAQRYLKLLERTGRVRLSLKYGETGRPEHRYVWV encoded by the coding sequence ATGACCCTTGGATCCGGACCGGGCGGGCTTCTGGAGGTGCTGGTCGTGGACGACGACATCCGGGTGGCCCGGGTCAACGCCGCGTACGTCGCGAAGATGGCCGGTTTCCGCGTCGCGGGGCAGTCGCACTCCGCCGCCGAGGCGCTGGCCGTCCTGGAGACCACCCCCGTCGACCTGGTGCTGCTCGACCACTATCTGCCGGATGAGACGGGGCTGTCCCTGGTGCGGCGGCTGCGGCAGCTCGGCCACCACACCGACATCATCATGGTGACCGCGGCCCGCGATATCGCGACCGTCCAGGCGGCGATGCGCCATGGTGCGCTGCAGTACCTGGTCAAGCCCTTCACCTTCGCGGGGCTGCGCGCCAAGTTGGAGGGGTACGCGGCGCTGCGCCGCGCGCTGGAGGGCGACGGCGAGGCCGGGCAGGACCAGGTGGACCGGATCTTCGGCGCCCTCGGCGGCGCCTCGGCCGGCCCCGCGGAGCTGCCCAAGGGCCACTCGGTGCTCACCGCAGATCTCGTACGGGAGGTGCTGCGGGGCGCCGAGGGCCCGCTGTCGGCGCAGGAGGTGGCCGAGCGCTCCTCGCTCAGCCGACAGACCGCACAGCGCTATCTGAAGCTGCTGGAGCGCACGGGGCGGGTGCGGCTCAGCCTGAAATACGGCGAGACCGGCCGCCCCGAGCACCGGTATGTGTGGGTCTGA
- a CDS encoding DNA gyrase/topoisomerase IV subunit B, with protein sequence MTADTSVPSTALLTGADRGGSNYTARHLLVLEGLEAVRKRPGMYIGSTDSRGLSHCLWEIIDNSVDEALGGFCDHIEVILHDDGSVEVRDNGRGIPVDVEPKTGLSGVEVVMTKLHAGGKFGGGSYAASGGLHGVGASVVNALSARLDVEVDRDAKTHAISFRRGVPGIFTESGPDAPFDPSSGLLKGKRVPKTRTGTRIRYWADRQIFLKDAKLSLETLYARARQTAFLVPGLTLVVRDERALEGREGPVEETFRYDGGISEFCEYLAQDKAVCDVLRLSGHGTFKETVPVLDERGHMTPTEVTRDLGVDIALRWGTGYDATVKSFVNIIATPKGGTHVAGFERAIARTVNEALRSAKLLRVAEDDVVKDDAMEGLTAVVTVRLAEPQFEGQTKEVLGTSAASRIVANVVSKELKEFLTSPKRDAKQQARAVLEKVVAAARTRIAARQHKEAQRRKTALESSSLPAKLADCRSDDVGRSELFIVEGDSALGTAKLARNSEFQALLPIRGKILNVQKSSISDMLKNVECGAIIQVIGAGSGRTFDIDQARYGKVIFLADADVDGAHIRCLLLTLFQRYMRPMVEQGRVFSAVPPLHRVELVNPKRGQSKYIYTYSDQELQETLLDLQRREVRYKDGIQRYKGLGEMDADQLAETTMDPRHRTLRRINISDLEAAERAFDLLMGNEVAPRKEFITNSAATLDRSRIDV encoded by the coding sequence GTGACCGCCGATACGTCCGTGCCGTCCACTGCGCTGCTGACCGGAGCAGACCGGGGCGGCTCCAACTACACCGCGCGGCACCTTCTCGTCCTCGAGGGGCTCGAGGCAGTGCGCAAGCGCCCTGGCATGTACATCGGCTCGACCGACAGCCGTGGACTCAGCCACTGCCTCTGGGAGATCATCGACAACTCGGTGGACGAGGCCCTGGGCGGCTTCTGCGATCACATCGAGGTGATCCTCCACGACGACGGCTCTGTGGAGGTGCGCGACAACGGCCGGGGGATCCCGGTGGACGTCGAGCCCAAGACGGGGCTGTCCGGCGTCGAGGTCGTGATGACCAAGCTGCACGCCGGCGGAAAGTTCGGCGGCGGCTCGTACGCCGCCTCCGGCGGTCTGCACGGCGTCGGCGCCTCCGTGGTGAACGCGCTGTCCGCCCGTCTCGACGTGGAGGTGGACCGGGACGCCAAGACCCACGCGATCAGCTTCCGCCGCGGCGTCCCCGGGATCTTCACCGAATCCGGGCCGGACGCCCCGTTCGACCCGTCCAGCGGCCTCCTCAAGGGCAAGAGGGTCCCCAAGACCCGCACCGGCACCCGCATCCGCTACTGGGCGGATCGCCAGATCTTCCTCAAGGACGCCAAGCTCTCCCTGGAGACGCTGTACGCCCGCGCCCGGCAGACCGCGTTCCTGGTGCCGGGGCTGACCCTGGTCGTCCGGGACGAGCGGGCCCTGGAGGGGCGGGAGGGGCCGGTCGAGGAGACCTTCCGCTACGACGGGGGGATCAGCGAGTTCTGCGAGTACCTCGCCCAGGACAAGGCTGTCTGCGATGTGCTGCGGCTGTCCGGCCACGGCACCTTCAAGGAGACCGTGCCGGTCCTCGACGAGCGCGGCCATATGACGCCGACCGAGGTCACCCGCGACCTGGGCGTCGACATCGCGCTGCGGTGGGGCACCGGATACGACGCGACCGTGAAGTCGTTCGTCAACATCATCGCGACCCCCAAGGGCGGCACCCATGTCGCCGGCTTCGAGCGCGCGATCGCCAGGACCGTCAACGAGGCCCTGCGCTCCGCCAAGCTGCTGCGCGTCGCCGAGGACGACGTCGTCAAGGACGACGCCATGGAGGGCCTGACGGCGGTGGTGACCGTCCGGCTGGCCGAGCCGCAGTTCGAGGGCCAGACCAAGGAGGTGCTGGGCACCTCGGCGGCATCCCGGATCGTGGCCAATGTGGTCTCCAAGGAGCTCAAGGAGTTCCTGACCTCCCCCAAGCGGGATGCCAAGCAGCAGGCCCGGGCCGTCCTGGAGAAGGTCGTGGCCGCGGCCCGTACGCGCATCGCGGCCCGCCAGCACAAGGAGGCACAGCGCCGTAAGACCGCGCTGGAGTCCTCCTCGCTGCCCGCGAAGCTGGCCGACTGCCGCAGCGACGACGTGGGCCGCAGCGAGCTGTTCATCGTCGAGGGGGACTCGGCGCTGGGTACGGCCAAGCTGGCCCGGAACTCCGAGTTCCAGGCGCTGCTGCCGATCCGCGGCAAGATCCTGAATGTGCAGAAGTCGTCGATCTCGGACATGCTCAAGAACGTCGAGTGCGGCGCGATCATCCAGGTGATAGGGGCCGGATCGGGCCGGACCTTCGACATCGACCAGGCGCGCTACGGCAAGGTGATCTTCCTCGCCGACGCCGATGTCGACGGCGCGCACATCCGCTGTCTGCTGCTGACCCTCTTCCAGCGCTATATGCGGCCGATGGTCGAACAGGGACGGGTCTTCTCGGCGGTGCCGCCGCTGCACCGGGTGGAGCTGGTGAACCCCAAGCGGGGGCAGAGCAAGTACATCTACACCTACTCCGACCAGGAGCTCCAGGAGACGCTGCTGGACCTCCAGCGCCGCGAGGTCCGCTACAAGGACGGCATCCAGCGCTACAAGGGTCTGGGCGAGATGGACGCCGACCAGCTCGCGGAGACCACCATGGACCCGCGCCACCGCACCCTGCGGCGTATCAACATCAGCGACCTGGAGGCCGCCGAGCGCGCCTTCGACCTGCTCATGGGCAATGAGGTCGCGCCCCGTAAGGAGTTCATCACCAACTCGGCGGCGACCCTGGACCGGTCGCGCATCGACGTCTGA
- a CDS encoding S1 family peptidase, with translation MRTSLRPLLVVLVVPLAAALAMVLTAPAPATADRVVIGGHPARMVEAPWTVALASRALFGEKRSGQFCGGAVVGPTTVVTAAHCLSRGVLGMDWRQVKDLRVIVGRNDLRKSDGVEYPTARVWVNPEYEGDNRAGDIAVLTLGVAVPAAYTIPMAGSGDRAYRPGEKAAVYGWGDTQGDGSYASALRTASVQVLADTVCERAYPGNAEGDYDPRSMVCAGLPDGGRDACQGDSGGPLVARGRLVGLVSWGSGCAVAGRPGVYTRISAVADLVAAHG, from the coding sequence ATGCGTACGTCGCTCCGCCCGCTCCTCGTCGTCCTGGTGGTGCCGCTGGCCGCCGCGCTCGCGATGGTGCTCACCGCGCCCGCTCCGGCGACGGCCGACCGTGTAGTGATCGGCGGGCATCCGGCCCGTATGGTCGAGGCGCCCTGGACGGTGGCCCTGGCCAGCCGTGCGCTCTTCGGGGAGAAGAGGTCGGGCCAGTTCTGCGGCGGGGCGGTGGTGGGGCCCACGACGGTCGTCACGGCGGCCCACTGTCTGAGCCGTGGGGTGCTCGGCATGGACTGGCGGCAGGTCAAGGACCTCAGGGTGATCGTCGGCCGCAATGACCTGCGGAAGAGCGACGGGGTGGAGTACCCGACGGCGCGGGTGTGGGTCAATCCGGAGTACGAGGGCGACAACAGGGCCGGGGACATCGCGGTGCTCACCCTGGGGGTCGCGGTGCCGGCGGCCTACACCATCCCCATGGCGGGCAGCGGCGACCGGGCGTACCGGCCGGGGGAAAAGGCCGCGGTGTACGGCTGGGGGGATACGCAGGGCGATGGCAGCTATGCGTCGGCGCTGCGCACGGCGTCCGTGCAGGTGCTGGCCGACACGGTCTGTGAGCGCGCCTATCCGGGCAACGCGGAGGGGGACTACGACCCGCGGTCCATGGTCTGCGCGGGGCTGCCGGACGGGGGCCGGGACGCCTGTCAGGGGGACAGCGGGGGGCCGCTGGTCGCCCGGGGGCGGCTGGTGGGCCTGGTGTCCTGGGGCAGCGGATGCGCGGTGGCGGGGCGGCCCGGGGTCTATACGAGGATCTCGGCGGTGGCCGATCTGGTGGCGGCCCATGGCTGA
- a CDS encoding solute symporter family protein, translating into MTGDQQSLALLLFGVFVAATLGITTWAGRRRHGSPEEFYTGGRLFSPMENGFAIAGDYMSAASFLGISGLIALFGYDGVLYCVGFFVAWLVVLLLVAELVRNCGRFTLADVLAARMRERPVRIAAGVSSVTVCVLYLVAQMVGAGSLVALLIGETGGRARAWTVIGVGTLMVVFVALGGMRATTWIQIVKAVLLMGGAIALTALVLIRFRGDLDALLSTAAHNSGHGVDFLAPGLAYGGGWTYGGGWTARLDFMSLGLALVLGTAGLPHILSRFCTVPTARAARRSVIWSIGLIGGFYLMTIVLGFGAAAVLGTDAVRASNAAGNTAVPLLALDLGGGAGSTGGTVLFAVVAAIAFATILAVVAGITLASSASVAHDLYGSLSRRAGRTPRGEVVVARIAAVGIGAVAIGLGLLADDLNVAFLVGLAFAAAASANLPVLLYSLFWRRFTARGAVWSVYGGLLPAVVLVVLSPVVSGGPDAIFSGVDFHLFPLQNPGLVSVPLGFLAGWLGTVTSPAPADVPGHAAKHAETEVRALTGAGAA; encoded by the coding sequence GTGACCGGCGATCAGCAGAGCCTGGCGCTGCTGCTCTTCGGCGTTTTCGTGGCGGCCACCTTGGGGATCACCACCTGGGCGGGGCGCCGACGGCACGGCTCGCCGGAGGAGTTCTACACGGGCGGGCGGCTGTTCTCCCCGATGGAGAACGGCTTCGCCATCGCGGGTGACTACATGTCCGCCGCGTCCTTCCTCGGCATCTCCGGACTCATCGCGCTCTTCGGCTACGACGGGGTGCTCTACTGCGTGGGCTTCTTCGTGGCCTGGCTGGTGGTCCTGCTGCTGGTGGCCGAACTCGTCCGCAACTGCGGCCGGTTCACTCTGGCCGATGTGCTGGCCGCCCGGATGCGGGAGCGCCCGGTCCGGATCGCCGCGGGCGTCTCGTCGGTCACGGTCTGTGTGCTCTATCTCGTGGCCCAGATGGTCGGCGCGGGCAGTCTGGTCGCCCTGCTGATCGGGGAGACGGGCGGCCGGGCCCGCGCCTGGACGGTGATCGGCGTGGGCACCCTGATGGTGGTCTTCGTGGCGCTGGGCGGGATGCGGGCCACGACCTGGATCCAGATCGTGAAGGCCGTGCTGCTGATGGGCGGGGCGATCGCGCTGACCGCCTTGGTCCTCATCCGCTTCCGCGGCGATCTCGACGCCCTGCTCAGCACCGCGGCGCACAACAGCGGGCACGGCGTGGACTTCCTCGCCCCCGGGCTCGCCTACGGCGGTGGCTGGACCTACGGCGGTGGCTGGACCGCCCGGCTGGACTTCATGAGCCTCGGCCTGGCCCTGGTGCTGGGCACCGCCGGGCTGCCGCACATCCTCTCGCGCTTCTGCACCGTGCCCACCGCCCGCGCCGCCCGCCGCTCGGTGATCTGGTCCATCGGGCTGATCGGCGGCTTCTACCTGATGACGATCGTGCTCGGCTTCGGCGCGGCCGCCGTGCTGGGCACCGACGCCGTACGGGCCTCCAACGCGGCCGGGAACACGGCCGTTCCGCTGCTCGCGCTCGACCTCGGCGGCGGCGCCGGATCGACCGGGGGCACGGTGCTGTTCGCGGTCGTCGCCGCCATCGCCTTCGCCACCATCCTCGCCGTCGTCGCCGGGATCACCCTCGCCTCCTCGGCCTCCGTCGCCCATGACCTGTATGGCTCGCTGAGCCGACGGGCGGGCCGCACACCGCGCGGCGAGGTGGTGGTGGCGCGGATCGCCGCGGTGGGCATCGGGGCGGTCGCGATCGGGCTCGGGCTGCTCGCCGACGACCTCAATGTGGCGTTCCTGGTGGGGCTCGCGTTCGCCGCCGCCGCGTCGGCGAACCTCCCGGTGCTGCTGTACTCGCTGTTCTGGCGGCGGTTCACCGCGCGTGGCGCGGTGTGGTCCGTCTACGGGGGGCTGCTTCCGGCGGTGGTCCTGGTGGTGCTCTCCCCGGTGGTCTCCGGTGGCCCGGACGCGATCTTCTCGGGGGTGGACTTCCACCTCTTCCCGCTGCAGAACCCGGGCCTGGTCTCGGTGCCCCTCGGGTTCCTCGCGGGCTGGCTCGGGACGGTCACCTCGCCCGCGCCCGCGGACGTTCCCGGCCATGCCGCCAAGCACGCCGAGACGGAGGTGCGGGCCCTCACCGGGGCGGGTGCGGCCTGA
- a CDS encoding RNA polymerase sigma factor, which translates to MSASTSRTLPPEIAESESVMALIERGKAEGQIAGDDVRRAFEADQIPPTQWKNVLRSLNQILDEEGVTLMVSAAEAPKRTRKSVAAKSPAKRTATKAVAAKTVTAKKAPAAPAIPSADAGDIPADEAASPAKKAAAKKATAKKTVAKKTTAAAKKTVAKKTTGKKDVTDELLETDEVIEEAAPGKPGPEGAEAEPENAGFVLSDDDEDDAPAQQVAAAGATADPVKDYLKQIGKVPLLNAEQEVELAKRIEAGLFAEDKLANSDKLAPKLKRELEIIAEDGRRAKNHLLEANLRLVVSLAKRYTGRGMLFLDLIQEGNLGLIRAVEKFDYTKGYKFSTYATWWIRQAITRAMADQARTIRIPVHMVEVINKLARVQRQMLQDLGREPTPEELAKELDMTPEKVIEVQKYGREPISLHTPLGEDGDSEFGDLIEDSEAVVPADAVSFTLLQEQLHSVLDTLSEREAGVVSMRFGLTDGQPKTLDEIGKVYGVTRERIRQIESKTMSKLRHPSRSQVLRDYLD; encoded by the coding sequence GTGTCGGCCAGCACATCCCGTACGCTCCCGCCGGAGATCGCCGAGTCGGAGTCTGTCATGGCGCTCATCGAGCGGGGAAAGGCTGAGGGGCAGATCGCAGGCGACGATGTGCGCCGGGCCTTCGAGGCTGACCAGATTCCGCCAACCCAGTGGAAGAACGTACTGCGCAGCCTCAACCAGATCCTCGACGAGGAGGGTGTGACGCTGATGGTCAGTGCCGCAGAAGCGCCCAAGCGCACCCGTAAGAGCGTCGCAGCGAAGAGCCCGGCAAAGCGCACCGCCACCAAGGCTGTCGCGGCCAAGACGGTCACCGCCAAGAAGGCCCCCGCAGCCCCGGCCATCCCATCGGCGGACGCCGGCGATATCCCGGCCGATGAGGCCGCGTCCCCCGCGAAGAAGGCCGCCGCCAAGAAGGCCACGGCCAAGAAGACGGTCGCCAAGAAGACCACCGCCGCCGCCAAGAAGACGGTCGCGAAGAAGACCACCGGCAAGAAGGACGTCACCGACGAGCTTCTCGAGACCGACGAGGTCATCGAGGAGGCCGCACCGGGCAAGCCCGGTCCCGAGGGCGCCGAGGCCGAGCCCGAGAACGCGGGCTTCGTGCTCTCCGACGACGACGAGGACGACGCCCCTGCCCAGCAGGTCGCCGCGGCCGGTGCCACGGCCGACCCGGTCAAGGACTACCTCAAGCAGATCGGCAAGGTCCCGCTGCTCAACGCCGAGCAGGAGGTCGAGCTCGCCAAGCGCATCGAGGCCGGCCTGTTCGCCGAGGACAAGCTCGCCAACTCGGACAAGCTGGCCCCCAAGCTCAAGCGCGAGCTGGAGATCATCGCCGAGGACGGCCGCCGCGCGAAGAACCACCTCCTGGAGGCCAACCTCCGTCTGGTGGTCTCCCTGGCCAAGCGCTACACGGGCCGTGGCATGCTCTTCCTGGACCTCATCCAGGAGGGCAACCTCGGTCTGATCCGCGCCGTCGAGAAGTTCGACTACACCAAGGGCTACAAGTTCTCCACGTATGCCACCTGGTGGATCCGTCAGGCGATCACCCGCGCCATGGCCGACCAGGCCCGCACCATCCGTATCCCGGTGCATATGGTCGAGGTCATCAACAAGCTGGCGCGCGTCCAGCGCCAGATGCTCCAGGACCTGGGCCGTGAGCCCACCCCGGAGGAGCTGGCCAAGGAGCTCGACATGACCCCCGAGAAGGTCATCGAGGTCCAGAAGTACGGCCGTGAGCCGATCTCGCTGCACACCCCCCTTGGCGAGGACGGCGACAGCGAGTTCGGTGACCTCATCGAGGACTCCGAGGCGGTCGTCCCGGCCGACGCGGTCAGCTTCACCCTGCTGCAGGAGCAGCTGCACTCCGTGCTCGACACGCTCAGCGAGCGTGAGGCGGGCGTGGTCTCGATGCGCTTCGGCCTCACCGACGGCCAGCCGAAGACCCTCGACGAGATCGGCAAGGTCTACGGCGTGACGCGTGAGCGCATCCGTCAGATCGAGTCCAAGACGATGTCGAAGCTGCGCCACCCGTCCCGCTCCCAGGTCCTCCGCGACTACCTGGACTGA